The following proteins come from a genomic window of Brevibacillus antibioticus:
- a CDS encoding ROK family glucokinase, whose translation MKKIIVGVDVGGTAIKMALITPDGELVTKMQEPTPVADGEDGILQKIVDMSHDLLAQHDYSLSQVYGIGVGVPGPVDGGKGIVFQAVNLHWRQPVLLKEKLEALTGLPVAVDNDANVAALGEMWQGAGQGAQDLVFITLGTGVGGGVILSGKVIHGINGVGGEIGHITMTPDSGAPCNCGKTGCLETYTSATAIIREGRIAATNGSSPALAAVLATKGSIASKDVLEAAVAGDAAALAIIDQVALYLGLALSHLANVLNPAKFMIGGGVAAAGDFLFSRIRESFKRFVPFTYVVESTEIVPARLGNDAGVYGAGWLIRSQMHES comes from the coding sequence GTGAAGAAGATCATCGTGGGAGTAGATGTGGGTGGCACTGCAATCAAGATGGCTTTGATTACGCCAGACGGAGAGCTGGTGACAAAAATGCAAGAACCGACGCCTGTTGCGGACGGCGAGGATGGCATTTTGCAAAAAATCGTAGACATGTCTCATGATCTTCTTGCGCAGCATGACTATTCTCTTTCACAAGTCTACGGAATCGGTGTAGGAGTACCCGGACCCGTCGATGGTGGGAAGGGAATCGTCTTCCAAGCAGTGAATCTTCACTGGCGCCAACCCGTTTTATTAAAAGAAAAATTGGAAGCCCTTACAGGTTTGCCAGTCGCGGTGGACAACGATGCCAATGTCGCAGCCCTCGGGGAAATGTGGCAAGGTGCAGGCCAAGGTGCACAAGACCTCGTTTTCATCACACTCGGCACAGGTGTAGGTGGAGGCGTCATTTTGAGTGGAAAGGTCATCCATGGCATCAATGGTGTTGGGGGCGAAATCGGGCACATCACCATGACCCCGGATAGCGGTGCCCCTTGCAATTGCGGCAAAACAGGCTGTCTCGAAACATATACGTCTGCGACTGCTATCATTCGTGAAGGACGAATTGCCGCTACAAACGGATCAAGCCCGGCGCTTGCCGCTGTCCTAGCCACCAAAGGAAGCATTGCCTCCAAGGATGTCCTCGAAGCAGCCGTAGCAGGAGACGCAGCGGCTCTCGCGATTATCGATCAAGTGGCGCTCTATCTCGGTCTCGCTCTCTCTCATTTGGCGAATGTCCTCAATCCTGCGAAGTTTATGATCGGTGGAGGCGTGGCCGCTGCAGGTGACTTCCTCTTTTCCCGAATCCGTGAATCATTCAAACGCTTCGTTCCATTCACCTACGTCGTCGAGTCCACAGAGATCGTTCCTGCTCGACTGGGCAATGATGCGGGTGTGTACGGTGCGGGCTGGTTAATCCGTTCACAGATGCACGAATCCTGA
- a CDS encoding RNA polymerase sigma factor — MEHLVIKPKTQEEQGQTDDETLVEQAKAGDQEAFSELVRRHRSKVYGYARSYTQEAFLAEDIVQDALIRAFLHLGTLVDSRRFLPWLHRIVRNQAYTRLSKGAQKRETVFSSLGKQTHEQEPTDWEDLDSILHRLGRSWSHSAQHTNPEEVMVRRELFETIRSLLYCLNPRERRIVESHFFDHLAPHEIAHMFQMSQANVYQVLSRSRKKLIQEKTRVVVDQYMKTRKVAGSMKQAVLNKPEAFTMPTWVTCAAALYGLVESTERKMSLPMILGLSGHAFRLTIVPETIHIAGPTMFHFQRVLQQGLKNMGFESRAVSSNHLSCEPSMNANQVAPSLLTPEAREKRQLSVLLPEALELVHRSIDKGHPVLTWDLFMPEFGLIYGYDDEKRVFYAGDNCRNDSTIPYENLGRGILEELFVLAIDRAFPIDQRTMLANALQSALVHYRGEEPQDESCANGLAAYAAWQEAYEKGTVEPNGNAYTTVVNGDARRYASLFWTEIVNTWTDSVFDEIRPLMKEAADLYGAIADDFDTLSKLFPFPAGGEPNDAEQGKQAIALLQAIERNEREAVSVLEQIQTGLTANQART; from the coding sequence ATGGAACACTTGGTTATCAAGCCTAAGACTCAAGAAGAACAAGGCCAGACAGACGACGAGACTTTGGTAGAGCAGGCAAAAGCGGGAGATCAGGAGGCGTTTAGCGAGCTGGTCAGGCGTCATCGCTCCAAAGTATACGGCTATGCACGGTCGTACACACAAGAAGCCTTTCTTGCTGAAGACATCGTTCAGGATGCTCTCATTCGCGCCTTTTTGCACCTGGGAACGCTGGTGGACAGCCGACGTTTCCTTCCCTGGCTGCACCGGATTGTACGTAATCAGGCGTACACACGGCTTTCGAAGGGGGCGCAAAAAAGGGAGACCGTCTTCTCAAGTCTGGGCAAACAAACGCATGAGCAGGAGCCGACTGACTGGGAGGACCTCGATAGTATCCTGCACAGGCTGGGACGGTCTTGGTCACACTCTGCGCAGCACACTAATCCCGAAGAGGTCATGGTGAGGCGTGAACTGTTTGAGACAATCAGGAGCCTGCTGTACTGCCTCAATCCTCGGGAGAGACGCATCGTGGAATCTCATTTTTTTGATCATTTGGCCCCCCATGAGATCGCCCACATGTTCCAGATGTCTCAGGCGAATGTCTACCAAGTGCTATCGCGTTCTCGCAAAAAACTGATTCAGGAAAAAACTCGTGTCGTTGTTGATCAATACATGAAGACGAGAAAGGTTGCGGGGAGTATGAAACAAGCAGTATTGAATAAGCCAGAAGCATTCACGATGCCTACTTGGGTTACTTGCGCAGCAGCACTATACGGATTGGTAGAATCGACCGAACGCAAAATGTCTTTGCCGATGATTCTTGGACTGAGCGGGCATGCCTTTCGCCTGACGATCGTTCCTGAAACTATTCATATTGCTGGCCCGACGATGTTTCACTTTCAGCGAGTCTTGCAGCAGGGTTTGAAAAACATGGGCTTTGAATCTCGTGCCGTCAGCTCGAATCATCTTTCCTGCGAACCAAGCATGAATGCCAATCAAGTTGCTCCCTCGCTATTGACCCCGGAGGCACGCGAAAAGCGTCAGCTGTCTGTCCTCCTGCCAGAAGCATTGGAGCTGGTTCACCGCTCCATCGACAAAGGGCACCCTGTGCTTACTTGGGACCTATTCATGCCAGAGTTCGGATTGATCTACGGCTATGATGATGAAAAAAGAGTGTTTTACGCAGGCGACAACTGCCGAAACGACAGTACCATTCCCTATGAAAACTTGGGGCGGGGTATCCTCGAGGAGCTATTTGTGCTTGCCATCGACCGTGCCTTTCCAATCGATCAACGCACGATGCTCGCAAATGCACTCCAATCTGCACTCGTTCATTATCGTGGAGAAGAACCGCAGGACGAGAGCTGCGCCAATGGCCTAGCCGCCTATGCTGCTTGGCAGGAAGCCTATGAAAAGGGAACGGTTGAGCCGAATGGCAACGCCTATACGACCGTGGTGAACGGGGATGCACGTCGCTACGCCTCTCTTTTCTGGACCGAAATCGTTAATACGTGGACAGATTCTGTGTTTGATGAGATTCGTCCGCTGATGAAAGAAGCGGCTGACTTGTACGGGGCGATTGCTGATGACTTTGACACGTTAAGCAAGCTCTTCCCGTTCCCTGCTGGAGGCGAGCCAAACGATGCGGAGCAGGGTAAGCAGGCAATTGCGTTGTTGCAGGCGATTGAGCGAAATGAGCGCGAGGCTGTATCTGTACTGGAACAAATACAAACGGGACTCACTGCAAATCAGGCGCGCACATAA
- a CDS encoding Abi family protein: MTNVTVELKPPTTFEEQLNILRTRGVVIPDEEYSISILKRINYYRFTAYALHFKENDTYFPNTTFNKIYRHYEFDAKLRQHLMKMVEHVEISFRTHIAYTLAHSYGAEGYKSESTFFNPNWCQDFNTELRKCIDKSKDPFVLHHLSKYSGRFPVWVAIEVLTFSWLSKLFKNLRNKDKKEVSRYYGVHFNEISNWLHALTIIRNKCAHYSRLFNDKLPMIVKFREDDKKYEIKNNLLYAMIFNLQHLILESSSWNVWVIELESIVDEYNDVDIKFLGFHEQWREQLRKQG; encoded by the coding sequence ATGACCAATGTCACAGTAGAATTAAAACCCCCAACTACATTTGAGGAACAACTCAATATACTACGCACTCGAGGCGTAGTAATCCCCGATGAAGAGTACTCCATTTCTATTTTAAAGCGGATCAACTACTACCGTTTTACCGCCTACGCCCTGCACTTCAAAGAAAATGATACATACTTCCCTAATACAACCTTCAATAAGATTTATAGACATTACGAGTTTGATGCTAAGCTTAGACAACATTTAATGAAGATGGTTGAACATGTTGAAATCTCTTTCAGAACACATATTGCATATACACTTGCCCATAGTTATGGTGCAGAGGGATACAAATCAGAATCAACGTTTTTTAATCCAAACTGGTGTCAGGATTTTAACACGGAACTTCGTAAATGTATTGATAAATCTAAGGATCCTTTTGTACTTCATCATTTGTCAAAATACTCAGGTAGGTTTCCTGTTTGGGTAGCAATTGAAGTGTTGACGTTTAGCTGGCTATCTAAATTATTTAAGAATCTGCGGAATAAAGATAAAAAGGAAGTATCTAGGTATTATGGTGTGCATTTTAATGAAATATCAAATTGGCTTCATGCTTTGACAATAATCAGAAATAAATGCGCTCATTATAGCAGACTGTTTAATGATAAATTGCCAATGATTGTAAAGTTCCGAGAAGACGACAAAAAGTATGAAATTAAGAATAATCTATTGTATGCCATGATCTTTAACTTGCAGCATCTAATACTTGAATCTTCAAGTTGGAATGTCTGGGTTATAGAATTGGAATCCATTGTTGATGAATACAACGATGTGGACATTAAGTTTTTAGGATTTCATGAGCAGTGGCGAGAGCAACTAAGGAAACAGGGATAA
- a CDS encoding ATP-binding cassette domain-containing protein, with protein MIEVKDVSKRFKEIAAVQHVSFRVEAGEVYGLLGENGAGKTTTMRMMATVLSPTEGDIEISGFSVRQQPLEVRRRIGILFGGDVGLYNRLTARENIAYFGRLYGLEQARLEERIHSLSRMLEMDDFIDRRVGAFSRGMKQKVAIARTLVHDPDVILLDEPTTGLDVTAATIFRRMVRKLQEEGKTILFSSHNMGEINKLCKRVALMHKGKLRFSGGLDALREQFGTEDLDDIFMAVVEGSEG; from the coding sequence TTGATTGAGGTCAAGGATGTTAGCAAGCGATTCAAGGAAATCGCAGCGGTCCAGCATGTATCGTTTCGCGTCGAGGCAGGCGAGGTTTACGGACTTCTCGGCGAAAACGGTGCGGGGAAGACAACGACGATGCGCATGATGGCGACAGTTTTGAGCCCGACCGAGGGAGATATCGAGATTAGTGGGTTTTCCGTTCGGCAGCAACCGCTTGAAGTGCGCCGCAGAATTGGCATTTTGTTCGGGGGAGATGTGGGTCTTTACAACCGTTTGACAGCGCGGGAAAATATCGCGTACTTCGGTCGTCTATACGGATTGGAGCAAGCGAGGCTTGAGGAGCGGATACACAGTTTGAGCCGGATGCTTGAGATGGATGATTTTATTGACAGGCGAGTAGGGGCCTTTTCCCGGGGAATGAAGCAAAAGGTAGCGATTGCCCGGACGCTCGTACATGATCCGGATGTCATTTTGTTGGATGAACCGACGACAGGACTGGATGTAACGGCTGCTACAATCTTTCGAAGAATGGTCAGAAAGCTGCAAGAAGAGGGGAAGACGATTCTATTCTCCAGTCACAACATGGGCGAGATTAACAAGCTGTGCAAAAGAGTTGCGCTCATGCACAAGGGTAAGCTGCGGTTCTCCGGAGGATTGGATGCGTTGCGCGAGCAGTTTGGGACAGAGGATCTGGACGACATTTTCATGGCTGTCGTGGAAGGGAGCGAAGGCTGA
- a CDS encoding DMT family transporter, with amino-acid sequence MNRLYVGVLYIFGSAAGFGVMSIFAVYAYEAGVSVSTLLFLRFLLATALFFGLLLWRKESLRLDKRQVLALFCLGGILYTLQSLSFFSAVQYIPTSMAALLLYTFPVFVAILSYFVEKERLTKKSVIAMLITLLGLGLVLGLSFGGIQPVGVLLALAAALFYSVYIVVGNRVVKGVSSYVTSAYIALFATISTFFLALKDGGVNLSFAVQGWWALLGIVVFSTVVAISFFFRGLQLIGSTKASVLSTLEPVVTFGFSALLFGEAFSLLQLLGGCAVLVGAALIVSGKGSEPEVAPRQASS; translated from the coding sequence GTGAATCGGCTGTATGTCGGTGTGTTATATATTTTCGGCTCAGCTGCTGGCTTTGGCGTCATGTCTATTTTCGCTGTGTACGCCTACGAAGCGGGTGTGTCTGTTTCGACGCTCTTGTTTTTGCGATTTTTATTGGCAACTGCTCTGTTTTTTGGTTTGTTGCTCTGGCGCAAGGAGTCGCTTCGCTTGGATAAAAGACAGGTGCTCGCGTTGTTTTGTCTCGGTGGGATTTTGTACACCCTGCAATCCCTTAGCTTTTTCTCTGCGGTACAATACATCCCGACCTCAATGGCGGCCTTGCTGCTGTACACATTTCCGGTGTTTGTTGCCATATTGAGCTACTTCGTCGAGAAGGAGCGGCTGACGAAAAAGTCTGTCATCGCCATGCTGATTACACTCCTTGGTCTTGGACTGGTACTGGGTTTGTCATTTGGGGGGATTCAGCCAGTTGGCGTATTGTTGGCTCTTGCTGCGGCGTTGTTTTATTCCGTTTACATTGTGGTAGGGAATCGAGTGGTAAAAGGCGTTTCCTCCTATGTAACATCTGCGTACATCGCCCTGTTTGCTACCATTTCTACTTTTTTCCTTGCGCTAAAAGACGGAGGTGTCAATCTGTCTTTTGCGGTACAAGGGTGGTGGGCACTGCTGGGGATCGTTGTTTTTTCTACAGTGGTCGCCATCAGTTTTTTCTTCCGTGGCTTGCAACTGATCGGGTCAACCAAAGCGTCGGTGCTAAGCACGCTGGAGCCTGTTGTCACGTTTGGATTTTCGGCGTTGTTGTTTGGCGAAGCTTTTAGCCTGCTCCAGTTGTTGGGGGGATGTGCGGTGCTCGTTGGTGCTGCACTGATTGTTTCGGGGAAAGGCAGCGAGCCAGAGGTGGCACCCAGGCAGGCATCCTCCTAA
- the rlmD gene encoding 23S rRNA (uracil(1939)-C(5))-methyltransferase RlmD codes for MAKTTKKRRGPHPTAKVELDVPVRVGQTVEVEITGLNHEGAGVGRIEGYTLFVDGALAGERVHARVDHVKKNFGFAKLTEVVEASTHRFQPPCPLYDRCGGCSLQHLAYEEQLQHKQQIVRDNLRRIGGFQVEGEGAITVHPTLGMSDPWRYRNKAQVPIGEENGALVGGFYAEKSHSIIDMNECLIQHQMNDEAVAAVKQAATKLNITAYDEARHTGLLRHVVVKVGVKTGEVMVVLVTTEEQIPQRDQLVEAIRGQVAGVTSIVQNINPDKTNVIFGKKTVTLWGSDVIYDYIGSIKFAISARSFYQVNPAQTEVLYNKTLEYAGATGAETVIDAYCGIGTISLFLAQKSKHVYGVEIVPEAIEDANRNAQINGVENATFEAGPAEVVIPAWKEKGIRADVIVVDPPRKGCDEALLTTILEMRPERVVYVSCNPSTLARDLKVLADSYAVKEVQPVDMFPHTTHVESVALLVRNETAC; via the coding sequence GTGGCGAAGACAACAAAGAAGCGGCGCGGTCCGCACCCGACAGCCAAAGTGGAGCTGGACGTCCCAGTACGTGTCGGACAAACCGTGGAAGTGGAGATAACCGGACTGAACCATGAAGGAGCAGGAGTCGGTCGGATTGAAGGATATACGCTGTTCGTAGATGGCGCACTTGCAGGAGAGCGAGTTCATGCGCGTGTCGACCATGTGAAGAAAAACTTCGGCTTTGCCAAGCTGACAGAAGTAGTAGAAGCGAGTACCCATCGCTTCCAGCCACCCTGTCCGCTGTACGACCGTTGCGGAGGCTGTTCGTTGCAGCATCTCGCTTACGAGGAGCAACTGCAGCACAAGCAGCAAATCGTGCGGGACAACCTGCGGCGCATTGGCGGTTTCCAAGTCGAAGGGGAAGGGGCCATTACCGTTCATCCGACACTCGGCATGAGCGATCCATGGCGTTATCGCAACAAGGCGCAAGTACCGATCGGCGAGGAAAACGGGGCGTTAGTCGGAGGTTTTTACGCGGAGAAATCCCACTCGATCATCGACATGAACGAATGCCTCATCCAGCATCAGATGAATGATGAAGCAGTGGCAGCCGTGAAGCAGGCGGCGACCAAGCTGAATATCACGGCATATGACGAGGCTCGCCATACAGGCTTGCTGCGTCATGTGGTTGTGAAGGTAGGCGTCAAGACGGGGGAAGTCATGGTCGTGCTCGTGACGACAGAAGAGCAGATTCCACAGCGCGATCAGCTGGTGGAAGCGATTCGTGGACAGGTAGCTGGCGTGACGAGTATTGTGCAGAACATCAACCCGGACAAGACCAACGTTATTTTTGGCAAAAAGACCGTGACGCTCTGGGGTAGCGATGTGATTTACGATTATATCGGTTCGATTAAGTTTGCCATTTCGGCGCGTTCGTTTTATCAGGTTAACCCTGCGCAGACCGAGGTGCTGTACAACAAGACGTTGGAGTACGCGGGTGCGACTGGTGCGGAGACGGTGATTGATGCGTATTGCGGCATCGGGACGATTTCGCTGTTTTTGGCGCAGAAGTCCAAGCATGTGTATGGGGTAGAGATTGTGCCGGAAGCGATTGAGGATGCGAATCGGAATGCGCAGATAAATGGCGTGGAGAATGCGACGTTTGAGGCAGGGCCTGCGGAGGTTGTCATTCCTGCTTGGAAAGAGAAGGGCATACGGGCGGATGTGATTGTCGTTGACCCACCGCGCAAAGGCTGTGATGAGGCGTTGTTGACGACGATTTTGGAGATGCGGCCGGAGAGAGTGGTTTATGTTTCGTGTAATCCTTCTACGTTGGCGAGGGATTTGAAGGTGCTTGCTGACAGCTACGCGGTGAAGGAAGTGCAGCCGGTGGATATGTTTCCGCATACAACACATGTTGAGAGTGTTGCGTTGCTTGTTCGGAATGAAACAGCTTGCTAA
- a CDS encoding diacylglycerol kinase, with translation MKRARLIYNPSSGREIVRRRLPEILDLMESAGYETSCYATKGEDDATEEAARAVARGFDVILAAGGDGTIYEVVNGMAEHKARPSLGIIPCGTSNDFARAVGIPKSITRATEIVAKGKKKRIDLGRINNRYFMNIAGGGSLTNLTYEVPSKLKTLIGQMAYYVKGLEKLPSLHPIRVRLESRKEVLLDEEIMVFLIANSRSVGGFDWLAPEADLSDGKLDVIVVKKTNIAEFIRLATQAVRGEHLKDPNILYFQADYIKATSPGGETVQLNLDGELGGQLPCVVEALPGHIELFVP, from the coding sequence TTGAAACGAGCCAGATTAATCTACAATCCAAGCTCCGGCCGGGAGATCGTGCGTCGGCGATTGCCGGAAATCCTCGATTTAATGGAGTCGGCCGGATATGAAACTTCATGCTATGCGACCAAAGGGGAAGATGATGCGACAGAAGAAGCTGCTCGTGCAGTAGCTCGCGGTTTTGACGTCATCCTGGCCGCTGGTGGAGATGGAACCATATATGAAGTCGTAAATGGGATGGCAGAGCATAAAGCGCGTCCATCTCTTGGAATAATCCCCTGCGGAACGAGTAATGATTTTGCCCGGGCGGTCGGTATACCGAAATCGATCACACGTGCAACCGAGATTGTCGCCAAGGGCAAGAAGAAACGCATTGACCTGGGGCGCATCAACAACCGCTATTTCATGAATATCGCGGGTGGCGGCTCGCTGACGAATTTGACCTATGAGGTCCCGAGCAAGCTGAAAACGCTAATTGGACAAATGGCGTATTACGTGAAGGGCTTGGAGAAGCTGCCGTCGCTGCACCCGATCCGTGTTCGTCTGGAGAGCCGCAAAGAGGTACTGTTAGATGAAGAGATCATGGTATTCCTCATCGCCAATAGCCGATCCGTAGGCGGCTTCGACTGGCTCGCGCCAGAAGCGGACTTGTCCGACGGCAAGCTGGATGTCATCGTCGTGAAAAAGACGAATATCGCGGAGTTTATTCGCTTGGCGACACAGGCAGTTCGCGGCGAACATTTAAAGGACCCGAACATCCTGTATTTCCAGGCAGATTATATCAAAGCCACTTCACCGGGCGGAGAGACGGTCCAGCTCAATCTGGACGGTGAGCTGGGTGGACAGCTGCCTTGCGTGGTGGAAGCTTTGCCGGGGCATATCGAGTTGTTCGTCCCGTAA
- a CDS encoding YcdB/YcdC domain-containing protein, producing the protein MKRNGKRIAIALTIAMMLSATNGTALAASPEIHPSHIASATKSEEKLPERATQIVAALEKLEPALKALTKRTIVKSESDEKLLKLYLRSPESNDMGATVVFDSKTGELFMYSASLPIWKQGEIATDEVILQRAENAVLELLGADKRKQIGSPQLSNAVEEVDSEILTDPLAIYRIVSYPTLLNGLEILGNGAGIYVATDYAGNLLEVSSTTDYDGHLLEVSSTPFNLRGVKVPDPKTALTPEAVKKQFFTPDRLELGYVLEGKDAKPGMQYLWMNNAYIDAVTGKQIDFTHGTELAGNGKRNPDNVKNITLSPKGEPLIVKSRADGEKVVAGLFDVDTKVMFTEYYTGEVDGEIIHSWSDEFGYEDVSISVDASTGAVTSADIFMETKSLPVPLSKEEALKKAISFIEPYAAKSSTEWQVEIFDPYKQPKLADWMIELNEGEGEEEEDTGTGTYTFIFYELHDGLPVFDRYYWMKVDIESGQVVTFIVNLPEKEGTLPILKPSVTEQQAAEIVAKNLPVKLSYFWPTYKGKQAPFLTLVYTVDKSKSWPYVDAVKGTLEWGEYEE; encoded by the coding sequence ATGAAACGAAATGGAAAACGCATAGCAATCGCTTTGACAATAGCAATGATGTTGTCAGCAACAAATGGAACAGCCTTGGCTGCAAGTCCTGAAATCCATCCTAGCCACATTGCATCTGCAACAAAAAGCGAGGAAAAGCTTCCGGAGCGGGCCACTCAGATCGTAGCTGCTTTAGAAAAGCTGGAGCCTGCATTGAAAGCATTGACGAAACGAACGATTGTGAAAAGTGAGAGCGATGAAAAACTGTTAAAGCTCTACTTGAGAAGTCCCGAATCCAATGACATGGGTGCTACTGTTGTCTTTGACAGCAAAACTGGAGAGCTGTTCATGTACAGCGCTAGTTTGCCTATTTGGAAGCAAGGGGAAATTGCGACAGACGAGGTTATTTTGCAACGGGCAGAAAATGCAGTGCTTGAGTTATTGGGAGCAGACAAAAGAAAACAAATAGGCTCTCCTCAATTATCGAACGCTGTTGAAGAAGTAGACTCTGAAATTTTGACTGATCCGTTAGCAATATACCGTATTGTTTCTTATCCAACGTTACTAAATGGGCTGGAGATATTGGGAAATGGAGCGGGCATATACGTGGCGACGGATTATGCTGGTAATCTTTTGGAGGTATCCAGTACGACAGATTATGATGGTCATCTTTTGGAGGTATCCAGTACCCCATTTAATTTGAGAGGGGTCAAGGTCCCAGATCCGAAAACGGCACTGACACCAGAAGCTGTCAAAAAGCAGTTTTTCACTCCTGATCGTCTTGAATTGGGCTATGTGCTGGAAGGGAAAGATGCCAAGCCGGGCATGCAATACTTATGGATGAATAACGCTTACATCGATGCCGTGACAGGAAAGCAGATTGACTTCACTCATGGAACTGAATTAGCCGGGAATGGAAAAAGAAATCCTGACAACGTGAAGAATATTACGCTATCGCCAAAAGGAGAGCCGCTTATTGTCAAAAGCAGGGCAGATGGAGAAAAAGTCGTCGCGGGCTTGTTTGACGTGGATACGAAGGTGATGTTCACAGAATACTACACAGGAGAAGTTGATGGTGAGATCATACATTCCTGGAGCGATGAGTTTGGGTATGAAGACGTGTCTATTTCGGTGGATGCTTCTACGGGAGCGGTCACTAGTGCGGATATTTTTATGGAAACAAAAAGCTTGCCTGTTCCCTTATCGAAAGAAGAAGCCTTGAAAAAAGCAATTTCCTTCATCGAGCCATATGCCGCTAAATCCTCTACTGAATGGCAGGTTGAGATATTTGATCCATATAAACAGCCGAAATTGGCCGATTGGATGATCGAGTTGAATGAAGGAGAGGGTGAAGAGGAGGAGGACACAGGAACAGGAACGTATACCTTCATTTTTTATGAATTGCACGATGGGTTGCCTGTGTTCGACCGTTACTATTGGATGAAGGTTGATATAGAGAGTGGACAAGTAGTTACTTTCATTGTGAATTTGCCGGAAAAAGAGGGTACTCTTCCCATCTTGAAGCCATCCGTAACGGAGCAACAAGCTGCTGAAATCGTAGCCAAAAATCTCCCTGTAAAGCTGTCCTACTTCTGGCCAACCTACAAAGGCAAACAAGCTCCTTTTCTCACCCTTGTCTATACGGTTGACAAGAGCAAGAGCTGGCCTTACGTAGATGCTGTAAAAGGCACACTTGAATGGGGCGAATACGAGGAATAA
- a CDS encoding ABC transporter permease, whose protein sequence is MGSHVVWTVLKKELMDLFRDRKAWIGTLLVPLLVIPFVFFLLGTSYNNVEKEAREYIPLAVQGSSSLITVLQKNPAVQILEPSNPEQALQAGQLRAILTIPAGFDEEIAAGKTAQLSVAYDSTNQKSVYARTLIEQTVEAYSKDVVAKRLYQAGLSEQTIQPIVSTFQNTASEERKSGGMLAGIIPLMLVVSLASAGMAAANDLVAGEKERGTLESLLTAPIAAQHILTAKLLAVMTMSTMGAVASLISVTLAMRLGPMGTEGEHFTLAFFSPVTLLMLIVTILLLAALFAGLELVLSTIAKSFKEGQTYMSAVIFLAMVPSYMLMPVSPVDIPAHYYVMPVFNGVALSKEVFYGKVDPMHAVLGIGSLLVYVVFTIFLASRIFRREGAGLKH, encoded by the coding sequence ATGGGCTCGCATGTCGTTTGGACCGTACTGAAAAAAGAACTGATGGACTTGTTTCGCGATCGCAAGGCGTGGATAGGGACGCTCCTGGTGCCACTACTCGTCATTCCGTTCGTCTTCTTTTTGTTGGGGACGTCATATAACAATGTGGAAAAAGAGGCGAGGGAGTACATCCCATTAGCCGTTCAAGGATCATCCTCATTGATTACGGTTTTGCAAAAAAATCCTGCCGTTCAAATCCTGGAGCCGTCCAATCCGGAGCAGGCCCTGCAAGCAGGCCAGCTGCGCGCTATTTTGACGATTCCGGCTGGCTTCGACGAAGAGATTGCGGCGGGAAAAACAGCACAACTATCAGTTGCCTATGACTCCACCAATCAAAAATCTGTCTATGCTCGTACGTTGATCGAGCAGACAGTAGAGGCTTACAGCAAAGACGTCGTAGCGAAAAGGTTGTACCAAGCGGGCTTGTCCGAGCAGACCATTCAACCGATTGTCTCTACCTTTCAAAATACAGCCTCTGAGGAAAGGAAGTCGGGAGGGATGCTGGCTGGCATCATTCCGTTGATGCTGGTAGTCTCGCTCGCATCGGCGGGAATGGCCGCAGCGAATGATCTCGTCGCGGGTGAAAAAGAGCGGGGAACGCTCGAATCGCTGTTGACGGCGCCGATTGCAGCCCAGCACATCCTCACGGCAAAGCTGTTGGCTGTCATGACTATGAGTACCATGGGGGCAGTAGCGTCGCTAATTTCTGTCACACTGGCCATGCGTCTGGGACCAATGGGGACGGAAGGAGAGCATTTTACACTCGCCTTCTTCTCGCCTGTCACTTTGTTGATGCTCATCGTGACTATTTTGTTGTTGGCGGCGCTCTTTGCAGGATTGGAGCTTGTTTTGAGTACGATTGCCAAGTCTTTTAAAGAGGGGCAGACGTACATGAGTGCTGTCATATTTTTGGCGATGGTTCCCTCGTACATGCTGATGCCAGTCAGTCCGGTCGACATCCCTGCGCATTACTACGTGATGCCTGTGTTTAACGGTGTCGCACTGTCCAAGGAAGTGTTTTATGGCAAGGTCGACCCGATGCATGCAGTCCTGGGGATTGGTTCCTTGCTTGTCTATGTGGTTTTCACTATTTTTCTCGCGTCGCGTATATTCCGCAGAGAAGGGGCGGGGTTGAAGCACTGA